DNA from Brassica napus cultivar Da-Ae chromosome C4, Da-Ae, whole genome shotgun sequence:
GCTGAGCCATTTCTGCTCATACCTCAACACACACCAAGCATGGTCAAGCATGAATTTTGTCTTCTGATCGGCGAAGTAGATGTCTTTGGCGAGCTTGAGAAGATCATTGTCATTCTGACCAGAACTCATCTGTCTCTCAGCTGCCGCGTATGCAGCACATAATTTGTTCGTGTAGTCATTGATATTgtgccacctctgcttacaatGGAGATGCTCTCGTGATTCACCACTCGCTTTAGCATGGGGACTTGACGCATAGAACTCACCAACTCGTTTCCAGAAAGTCCCTGATTTTTTATCAACTCCAACTACAACATCCTTGGATGTGTTTAGCCACCCACTTATTAACACCTCATCATCGGCTGGAGTCCAGTTCTTTCGCTCCCTAGAGGCAACTGGTGAGTTTTCGGGTGCAACTGGAGCCTGTGGTGGTTGTGAACTAAAAGCTGGGATGTCTGATGCTCCAAACTGATGAGGAGAACAATAACTTTCATAAGGAAAGGTCTGGCTGTTAAGAAAGCCGACGAAACTAGGACGAGGCTGACTAAATGGATTCAATGGATCACTTGAATCCATTGAGATTATACGAGAtagaagagaggaagagaggtTGCTGCGTTTCAATAAGTGAAAGATTGATGTGTTTTAATAGGTGAAAAGTGAGGATGTAATAAGTAACCTTCTTAAAGACCTAACCACAAACTACCAGGGTCTAATCAGAACTTATTACAGTAATAACAACAAAGCTCAACTTTAAGCTTTATCTTAACCGAACGAGAACAACAACAAACGAAACTATAAAGAAGACAGAAGACAGAAAAAACAACGAAACTATAGTAAACTTGTTTTCCAACTACTTCCCATTACACTCATTAAACCAAGCAAACATATCTCCACACTATCTTAAACATTCTTACACAAAATCACAAACACAGTACGGTATCTTACACAAAATCACAAACACAGTAAGCTATCTTAAAGTTTTCACAGTACGCTATCTTAAATGTCCACACCAACTAAAACAATTACGTTTAAGTCATAAAgaagacagaagaaatcaacTCAATGAAAACTTCTACTCTATAGGTGAGAAAAAACAAAGACTTGTCCGGTAACCAACTCTTTCAAACTACTAATCAAGTGTATGAAACAAAGAAATAACAACTTATGTAAACTACTCATCAACTTATGTAAACTACTCATCAAAGAAATAATCAACTCAATGAGGCACAGACTAATCAATAAACTACTCATCAAAAAAGAATTCTACTAATCAAACGACTAATCAATTAACTCCCTAATCAACCGATGTAAATTATCAGACATAGCTTCAGTTCTTAACCCATTGGTTCAGTTTAGAACCCTAATCAATTAACCCTAATCAATTAACACTAATCAACCGAGAAAGACAAACCTCGATTCGTTTCGATTCGGAGCACAACTGAGGCGAGATCCGTGTGGAGTGAGCGGGTCAAGACGGTTGTGGTCGAAATCGCCGTCCAGAGAAAGAGAATAGGGAGTTGATGAGAAACGGCGCCGGAACTCGAGTTTCCCCTACAAATAAACATGCATAAACTAATCAAATCCAAATACGGTATAAACACAAACCCAGATCGATTATATAGTCTATACAATTCGAAAATCACAAAAGGGAGGTACGGGAAGGAACACGAACCTTCTGGGTGTTCGATTCGTCGGTTTTGGTACTCGATTAAACGAGAAAACAGAGAGGATTGCGACGACTTTCTTTCCTGCCGATATCGCCttgtcgagagagagagaagaaggagacGAAGTGAATGAATCCCGACCAAActcgactctctctctccccttcgGTTTGCCTTTCCCGAGCTGCCACATACTCCCAAGGACTTTGTTAAAAACTTCTTATTCTGAAAACATTTGTCcgattttactttatttttcattttcttttgggCCAATATTGGGTCGGGACTTGGGTTTAGATACGCCGATATTGGTGCTCTTAACTTACAAATTCAGAACATATTTCAAATGACACAAGAAATAATTGTAATGTTTTATAATTCAGTTTGCCTTATAGCACAAATTGCATTCCTACAAAAACCACAAGATCATGATGGTTAGAGCATGCCTCAAAACTATTCATGGTAAGACCCAAATCTCCAGCCAACAATGATTCTGTGCGGATAAGTTTCTTATGTAgacttagagcatgattattggaggttcttagggtgaggttcttaacggaatataagaacccgtctcttaacttttaactaaaaaaactaagaaccggttcttaaataagagtttaaaGAGGTGGttctgatatcttgcatatttccattatcttatctattcacccatgtgcattttgatcatatagactaggatttagccatgtttaggttacattttgcatacgtgagtctctatcaggtgttggagtgccacatggagttcttggggctatttggatgcatttggagctcaaaggaggtgaaatatgtgatcattggacgagcagagcagggGAGCGAGGTTCCACAACaacgtcatgaggtcgctccaaagcacctctcagagcgacctagctggagcgaccccgtgaagtcgctcgccatattcaCCCAGTgaagcgacttgcccagagcgacgcgccgaggtcgctcgcatctcacacccctctcggagcgacctcccaaagcgacaccccgaggtcgctcgcttctctatggcgagacgacttgaagcgaagcccggagcgacctctcagagcgacctactgaggtcgctcccgaaggccagagcgacctctcggagcgacatgccgaggtcgctctgcgtctattgttgggtcgattttctattttacttaagggctttttggtcatttcattatgcacgtttttattttctaaacctatgttttaatactctgtaagccaccaggaggagactatcttttgatctattgagaaatacacaaaacctctcttgagaagtccatctcttggattttgattgttatgttcttgtgttattgttgatttcttatctatttctctacatgattaatctgaaatccaatatgggtttaagaggaatcatggagattagtgagtaatcaccttttgaattcatgggttagggagattaagggtgattaggttagttctaggatgttttagtgtagatcattcttgttccttgctagtagagtattcctaatgcatcttctgagttggccactcaaaagttgatcaataggcatttcccacccgaaaggtgtttgatgaaatgcctgagacaactctcctaggcttttagtatactttgccaaagacatttgttgttaaagatgctaagatagctaatagacttgttagtaatgattgctttcatattattcaaccaaagacatttgatgtttgagatatgttagcaaatgagcattcatctagacatagagcttgcttagaattgtgtctaggcttaaggttgatagtttgattgatcatttgccatccttagttcgatacttgatcacccaaggtctaatccctatacccatgagttctcttttcccttagtcaagaaagtatcattctgttattgctttctagttttagtcatagcttaaaacccatctaaatcattggttgcacttagattaagtgagtacttgcattctcagtgctttgatatccctcagaactggttcgacaatcactatactacaacatttgtcttaggagccttgaaaactcccaacatcaa
Protein-coding regions in this window:
- the LOC106428580 gene encoding glutathione S-transferase T3-like, translating into MDSSDPLNPFSQPRPSFVGFLNSQTFPYESYCSPHQFGASDIPAFSSQPPQAPVAPENSPVASRERKNWTPADDEVLISGWLNTSKDVVVGVDKKSGTFWKRVGEFYASSPHAKASGESREHLHCKQRWHNINDYTNKLCAAYAAAERQMSSGQNDNDLLKLAKDIYFADQKTKFMLDHAWCVLRYEQKWLSLNTPKPSGNSKRKETCSQASSCPVGDPEVRPEGIKAAKAKRKNTAPVRSMEECQTVWEMKKDDLLMKERLTKLAILDILLAKNQPLTEAEEVVKNKLLALYF